A window from Citrus sinensis cultivar Valencia sweet orange chromosome 5, DVS_A1.0, whole genome shotgun sequence encodes these proteins:
- the LOC102630620 gene encoding YTH domain-containing protein ECT4-like isoform X1 — protein MAGEKNIIKDEPVATELKGNPISKSTGQDVASGKDGAASDSTASMATSGHAASGMKGEIDQESVGEYGAQNPSTVHYNYYYPGSNGSFSQVDNNGYIHTDGSHSGVHSDNGSLLYYLPGYDPYSTLVGVDGQCVGQQPYFSSSGYLQHPVSYGSEVMPCYSWDSTYVADIQNGNAVGFGNEKYGGSTAFAKSNGLNSVKKNGCFTNKVSKSSYTQSTKPVSKVTQLDSDLSAGFLKGSNPLGNFSAFSNQKQGFFPNMVNYSTNGRMWNGNDRYKSRDKFSRAGGLGMPTELIRGPRAENKSASLEISDKKEVPSPTVSRDQYNLPDFQVEYEKVKFYVIKSYSEDDIHKCIKYDVWSSTPNGNKKLDATFNEAEAKADETGTRCPIFLFFSVNGSGQFVGLAEMMGKVDFNKDMDFWQLDKWNGFFPVKWHVIKDVPNTLLRHITLENNENKPVTHSRDTQEIGLKQGLEMLKIFKSYSAKTSLLDDFNFYENKERSFHGKKSSKPATLQMDIFNDDDFTKQIKSAEKEFDEDSISIINLTKNLSLKPCTQKKSEAVKNPVEKAIPSVIAP, from the exons ATGGCTGGCGAAAAGAATATCATAAAAG ATGAGCCTGTGGCAACAGAATTGAAGGGCAATCCCATAAGTAAATCAACTGGGCAAGATGTG GCCTCTGGAAAAGATGGAGCAGCATCTGATTCAACAGCCTCCATGGCCACTTCAGGGCATGCTGCTTCTGGCATGAAAGGTGAGATTGATCAAGAATCAGTTGGAGAATATGGTGCTCAAAATCCATCTACTGTCCATTACAATTATTACTACCCAG GATCTAATGGATCCTTTTCTCAAGTGGATAATAATGGTTATATTCATACAGATGGCTCACACTCA GGTGTCCACTCTGACAATGGTTCACTTCTCTATTACCTGCCTGGCTATGATCCATATTCTACTCTTGTTGGTGTTGATGGGCAATGTGTTGGTCAACAACCGTACTTCTCTTCCTCAGGATATCTTCAACACCCTGTGTCCTATGGTTCAGAAGTCATGCCGTGTTATTCTTGGGATTCAACATATGTGGCGGATATTCAAAATGGGAATGCCGTTGGCTTTGGAAATGAGAAATATGGTGGTTCTACTGCTTTTGCTAAGTCGAATGGCTTGAACagtgtgaaaaaaaatggatgTTTTACTAACAAAGTATCCAAGTCTTCATACACACAGTCTACGAAACCAGTGAGCAAG GTGACTCAACTGGATTCTGATTTATCAGCAGGCTTTTTGAAGGGATCCAACCCACTGGGAAATTTCTCGGCATTTTCTAACCAAAAACAAGGCTTTTTCCCAAATATGGTGAACTACAGCACAAATGGGAGAATGTGGAATGGAAATGATAGATATAAATCAAGAGATAAATTCAGTAGAGCTGGAGGTTTGGGAATGCCAACTGAACTAATTCGTGGTCCAAGGGCAGAAAATAAGAGTGCTTCTTTAGAGATTTCTGACAAAAAAGAAGTGCCGAGTCCCACAGTATCTAGAGATCAATATAACCTACCAGATTTTCAAGTTGAGTATGAAAAAGTGAAGTTTTATGTCATCAAGTCCTACAGTGAAGATGACATTCATAAGTGCATTAAATATGATGTATGGTCAAGTACTCCAAATGGCAATAAGAAGCTAGATGCAACTTTCAATGAGGCAGAAGCAAAGGCAGATGAGACTGGCACAAGATGTCCaatcttcctcttcttttcG GTCAATGGAAGTGGACAATTTGTCGGCCTAGCTGAGATGATGGGTAAGGTGGACTTCAACAAAGACATGGACTTCTGGCAACTTGACAAGTGGAATGGGTTCTTTCCTGTTAAGTGGCATGTCATAAAAGACGTCCCTAACACTCTGTTGCGGCATATTACCcttgaaaataatgaaaataagccTGTCACTCATAGCAGGGACACCCAAGAG ATTGGGTTAAAGCAAGGCTTAGAAATGCTGAAGATCTTTAAAAGTTACTCAGCAAAAACATCATTGTTAGATGATTTTAACTTCtatgaaaataaagagaggTCTTTCCATGGCAAGAAGAGCAGTAAGCCGGCCACTCTGCAAATggatatatttaatgatgatgatttcaca AAGCAAATAAAATCTGCCGAGAAGGAATTTGATGAGGACTCAATATCTATCATCAATCTTACAAAAAATCTCTCCCTCAAGCCGTGCACCCAGAAGAAGAGCGAAGCTGTAAAGAATCCAGTAGAGAAGGCAATTCCTTCCGTCATTGCACCTTAG
- the LOC102630620 gene encoding YTH domain-containing protein ECT4-like isoform X2, which yields MATSGHAASGMKGEIDQESVGEYGAQNPSTVHYNYYYPGSNGSFSQVDNNGYIHTDGSHSGVHSDNGSLLYYLPGYDPYSTLVGVDGQCVGQQPYFSSSGYLQHPVSYGSEVMPCYSWDSTYVADIQNGNAVGFGNEKYGGSTAFAKSNGLNSVKKNGCFTNKVSKSSYTQSTKPVSKVTQLDSDLSAGFLKGSNPLGNFSAFSNQKQGFFPNMVNYSTNGRMWNGNDRYKSRDKFSRAGGLGMPTELIRGPRAENKSASLEISDKKEVPSPTVSRDQYNLPDFQVEYEKVKFYVIKSYSEDDIHKCIKYDVWSSTPNGNKKLDATFNEAEAKADETGTRCPIFLFFSVNGSGQFVGLAEMMGKVDFNKDMDFWQLDKWNGFFPVKWHVIKDVPNTLLRHITLENNENKPVTHSRDTQEIGLKQGLEMLKIFKSYSAKTSLLDDFNFYENKERSFHGKKSSKPATLQMDIFNDDDFTKQIKSAEKEFDEDSISIINLTKNLSLKPCTQKKSEAVKNPVEKAIPSVIAP from the exons ATGGCCACTTCAGGGCATGCTGCTTCTGGCATGAAAGGTGAGATTGATCAAGAATCAGTTGGAGAATATGGTGCTCAAAATCCATCTACTGTCCATTACAATTATTACTACCCAG GATCTAATGGATCCTTTTCTCAAGTGGATAATAATGGTTATATTCATACAGATGGCTCACACTCA GGTGTCCACTCTGACAATGGTTCACTTCTCTATTACCTGCCTGGCTATGATCCATATTCTACTCTTGTTGGTGTTGATGGGCAATGTGTTGGTCAACAACCGTACTTCTCTTCCTCAGGATATCTTCAACACCCTGTGTCCTATGGTTCAGAAGTCATGCCGTGTTATTCTTGGGATTCAACATATGTGGCGGATATTCAAAATGGGAATGCCGTTGGCTTTGGAAATGAGAAATATGGTGGTTCTACTGCTTTTGCTAAGTCGAATGGCTTGAACagtgtgaaaaaaaatggatgTTTTACTAACAAAGTATCCAAGTCTTCATACACACAGTCTACGAAACCAGTGAGCAAG GTGACTCAACTGGATTCTGATTTATCAGCAGGCTTTTTGAAGGGATCCAACCCACTGGGAAATTTCTCGGCATTTTCTAACCAAAAACAAGGCTTTTTCCCAAATATGGTGAACTACAGCACAAATGGGAGAATGTGGAATGGAAATGATAGATATAAATCAAGAGATAAATTCAGTAGAGCTGGAGGTTTGGGAATGCCAACTGAACTAATTCGTGGTCCAAGGGCAGAAAATAAGAGTGCTTCTTTAGAGATTTCTGACAAAAAAGAAGTGCCGAGTCCCACAGTATCTAGAGATCAATATAACCTACCAGATTTTCAAGTTGAGTATGAAAAAGTGAAGTTTTATGTCATCAAGTCCTACAGTGAAGATGACATTCATAAGTGCATTAAATATGATGTATGGTCAAGTACTCCAAATGGCAATAAGAAGCTAGATGCAACTTTCAATGAGGCAGAAGCAAAGGCAGATGAGACTGGCACAAGATGTCCaatcttcctcttcttttcG GTCAATGGAAGTGGACAATTTGTCGGCCTAGCTGAGATGATGGGTAAGGTGGACTTCAACAAAGACATGGACTTCTGGCAACTTGACAAGTGGAATGGGTTCTTTCCTGTTAAGTGGCATGTCATAAAAGACGTCCCTAACACTCTGTTGCGGCATATTACCcttgaaaataatgaaaataagccTGTCACTCATAGCAGGGACACCCAAGAG ATTGGGTTAAAGCAAGGCTTAGAAATGCTGAAGATCTTTAAAAGTTACTCAGCAAAAACATCATTGTTAGATGATTTTAACTTCtatgaaaataaagagaggTCTTTCCATGGCAAGAAGAGCAGTAAGCCGGCCACTCTGCAAATggatatatttaatgatgatgatttcaca AAGCAAATAAAATCTGCCGAGAAGGAATTTGATGAGGACTCAATATCTATCATCAATCTTACAAAAAATCTCTCCCTCAAGCCGTGCACCCAGAAGAAGAGCGAAGCTGTAAAGAATCCAGTAGAGAAGGCAATTCCTTCCGTCATTGCACCTTAG
- the LOC102631123 gene encoding uncharacterized protein LOC102631123 isoform X2: MTEFAKRISECSEQASKIPEEKEEDHQNDSVEEEEEYPEEVPETRTVTEVMSTNKRIQRYLIAVEYIGTRFSGSQKQLNCRTVVGVLEEAFHKFIGQPVSISLSSRTDAGVHAASNVCHVDVERISKRKPGEVLPPHDSSVVRRAVNHFLQSEGDIMVTDVRCVPSDFHARFRAQERTYFYRILSGPEPLSVFEKDRAWHVTEELDLHAMQEACKVLVGCHDFSSFRASGCQANSPIRTLDELHVSEVVSTALFSSINQDSPVLSSIDNSIKLGMPNGGSNVFGIRKKHRSYEVIARARSFLYHQVRLIVGVLKAVGTGELTVSDVERILKAKTVTAASPMAPACGLSLGFVKYDLPEDDQTDAAESLETCPDPVSRKRRLQ, from the exons ATGACCGAGTTTGCAAAGCGCATTTCTGAATGTTCTGAACAAGCTTCGAAAATAccagaagaaaaagaagaagatcatCAAAACGACAGCgttgaggaagaagaagagtaCCCAGAAGAAGTTCCAGAAACAAGAACAGTTACTGAAGTCATGAGCACGAATAAACGAATTCAACGTTACTTGATAGCCGTTGAGTATATTGGGACTCGCTTCTCGGGGTCCCAGAAGCAGCTCAATTGCCGCACTGTTGTTGGCGTGCTTGAG GAGgcatttcataaatttattgggCAGCCAGTTTCAATCTCTCTCTCCAGTCGAACA GATGCTGGAGTACATGCTGCATCAAATGTTTGCCATGTAGACGTTGAACGCATAAGCAAAAGGAAGCCTGGGGAAGTG CTACCACCTCATGACTCTTCTGTGGTTAGGAGAGCAGTGAATCATTTTTTACAG TCTGAAGGAGATATCATGGTTACCGATGTTCGATGTGTTCCATCTGACTTCCATGCAAGATTTAGAGCTCAAGAACGAAC GTACTTTTATCGCATACTGTCTGGGCCAGAGCCTTTGTCTGTTTTTGAGAAAGATAGGGCTTGGCATGTAACTGAGGAGTTAGATCTTCATGCTATGCAG GAAGCATGCAAAGTTCTTGTTGGATGTCATGATTTTAGTTCCTTCAGGGCATCAGGTTGCCAG GCCAACTCCCCAATTAGAACTTTAGATGAGCTGCATGTTTCTGAGGTGGTATCCACTGCACTTTTCTCATCGATTAATCAAGATTCGCCTGTGCTTAGTTCAATTGACAATAGCATTAAATTAGGGATGCCTAATGGTGGAAGTAATGTATTTGGCATAAGGAAAAAACATCGCTCCTACGAGGTTATAGCCCGTGCGCGTTCTTTTCTTTACCACCAG GTGAGACTAATTGTCGGGGTTCTAAAAGCTGTGGGCACCGGAGAATTGACCGTTTCTGATG TTGAAAGAATCCTAAAAGCAAAGACGGTGACTGCTGCGAGTCCTATGGCCCCTGCATGCGGCCTATCCCTTGGCTTTGTGAAATATGATCTGCCGGAAGATGATCAAACAGATGCTGCGGAATCTTTAGAAACATGTCCGGATCCAGTGAGCAGGAAGAGACGTCTGCAGTAA
- the LOC102631123 gene encoding uncharacterized protein LOC102631123 isoform X1, protein MTEFAKRISECSEQASKIPEEKEEDHQNDSVEEEEEYPEEVPETRTVTEVMSTNKRIQRYLIAVEYIGTRFSGSQKQLNCRTVVGVLEEAFHKFIGQPVSISLSSRTDAGVHAASNVCHVDVERISKRKPGEVLPPHDSSVVRRAVNHFLQKSEGDIMVTDVRCVPSDFHARFRAQERTYFYRILSGPEPLSVFEKDRAWHVTEELDLHAMQEACKVLVGCHDFSSFRASGCQANSPIRTLDELHVSEVVSTALFSSINQDSPVLSSIDNSIKLGMPNGGSNVFGIRKKHRSYEVIARARSFLYHQVRLIVGVLKAVGTGELTVSDVERILKAKTVTAASPMAPACGLSLGFVKYDLPEDDQTDAAESLETCPDPVSRKRRLQ, encoded by the exons ATGACCGAGTTTGCAAAGCGCATTTCTGAATGTTCTGAACAAGCTTCGAAAATAccagaagaaaaagaagaagatcatCAAAACGACAGCgttgaggaagaagaagagtaCCCAGAAGAAGTTCCAGAAACAAGAACAGTTACTGAAGTCATGAGCACGAATAAACGAATTCAACGTTACTTGATAGCCGTTGAGTATATTGGGACTCGCTTCTCGGGGTCCCAGAAGCAGCTCAATTGCCGCACTGTTGTTGGCGTGCTTGAG GAGgcatttcataaatttattgggCAGCCAGTTTCAATCTCTCTCTCCAGTCGAACA GATGCTGGAGTACATGCTGCATCAAATGTTTGCCATGTAGACGTTGAACGCATAAGCAAAAGGAAGCCTGGGGAAGTG CTACCACCTCATGACTCTTCTGTGGTTAGGAGAGCAGTGAATCATTTTTTACAG AAGTCTGAAGGAGATATCATGGTTACCGATGTTCGATGTGTTCCATCTGACTTCCATGCAAGATTTAGAGCTCAAGAACGAAC GTACTTTTATCGCATACTGTCTGGGCCAGAGCCTTTGTCTGTTTTTGAGAAAGATAGGGCTTGGCATGTAACTGAGGAGTTAGATCTTCATGCTATGCAG GAAGCATGCAAAGTTCTTGTTGGATGTCATGATTTTAGTTCCTTCAGGGCATCAGGTTGCCAG GCCAACTCCCCAATTAGAACTTTAGATGAGCTGCATGTTTCTGAGGTGGTATCCACTGCACTTTTCTCATCGATTAATCAAGATTCGCCTGTGCTTAGTTCAATTGACAATAGCATTAAATTAGGGATGCCTAATGGTGGAAGTAATGTATTTGGCATAAGGAAAAAACATCGCTCCTACGAGGTTATAGCCCGTGCGCGTTCTTTTCTTTACCACCAG GTGAGACTAATTGTCGGGGTTCTAAAAGCTGTGGGCACCGGAGAATTGACCGTTTCTGATG TTGAAAGAATCCTAAAAGCAAAGACGGTGACTGCTGCGAGTCCTATGGCCCCTGCATGCGGCCTATCCCTTGGCTTTGTGAAATATGATCTGCCGGAAGATGATCAAACAGATGCTGCGGAATCTTTAGAAACATGTCCGGATCCAGTGAGCAGGAAGAGACGTCTGCAGTAA
- the LOC102606731 gene encoding heat shock 70 kDa protein, mitochondrial, giving the protein MAIAGILRSLRRRDVASAHLSACKSLTCNVKPSWASANWASLARPFSVRPAGNDVIGVDLGTTNSCVAVMEGKNPKVIENSEGTRTTPSVVAFNQKGELLVGTPAKRQAVTNPANTLFGTKRLIGRRFNDAQTQKEMKMVPFKIVNAPNGDAWVEANGQQYSPSQIGAFVLTKMKETAESYLGKSVSKAVITVPAYFNDAQRQATKDAGRIAGLDVQRIINEPTAAALSYGMNNKEGLIAVFDLGGGTFDVSVLEISNGVFEVKATNGDTFLGGEDFDNALLEFLVSEFKRTERIDLSQDKLALQRLRESAEKAKIELSSTSQTEINLPFITADASGAKHLNITLTRSKFETLVNHLIERTKAPCKNCLKDANITIKDVDEVLLVGGMTRVPKVQEIVTEIFGKSPSKGVNPDEAVALGAAIQGGILRGDVKELLLLDVTPLSLGIETLGGIFTRLINRNTTIPTKKSQVFSTAADNQTQVGIKVLQGEREMAADNKALGEFELMGIPPAPRGIPQIEVTFDIDANGIVTVSAKDKATGKEQQITIRSSGGLSESEIEKMVKEAELHAQRDQERKTLIDIRNNADTTIYSIEKSLGEYREKIPGEVAKEIEDAVSDLRKAMAGEDIDGIKAKLDAANKAVSKIGQHMAGGSSDNSASGGSQGGDQAPEAEYEEVKK; this is encoded by the exons ATGGCCATCGCCGGTATTCTCCGCTCCTTACGACGGCGAGATGTCGCCTCCGCCCATCTCTCTGCCTGCAAATCC TTGACGTGCAATGTCAAACCCTCCTGGGCTTCTGCAAATTGGGCGAGTTTGGCAAGACCTTTCAG TGTGAGACCAGCAGGGAATGATGTTATTGGGGTTGATTTGGGAACCACCAATTCATGTGTTGCGGTCATGGAAGGAAAG AATCCTAAAGTTATTGAGAATTCTGAAGGCACGAGGACCACGCCGTCAGTGGTGGCCTTCAATCAGAAAGGTGAGTTGCTTGTGGGTACACCAGCAAAACGTCAGGCTGTGACTAACCCAGCTAATACACTTTTTGGAACTAAGCGTCTGATTGGTAGGCGATTCAATGATGCCCAAActcaaaaagaaatgaaaatggttCCATTCAAGATAGTCAATGCTCCAAACGGAGATGCTTGGGTCGAGGCCAATGGGCAACAGTACTCCCCAAGCCAGATCGGAGCATTCGTTCtaaccaagatgaaagaaacaGCAGAGTCTTATCTTGGAAAGTCTGTTTCTAAAGCAGTGATCACTGTACCAGCTTATTTTAATGATGCTCAGAGGCAAGCAACGAAGGATGCTGGTAGAATTGCCGGTCTCGATGttcaaagaattattaatGAGCCTACTGCTGCTGCACTTTCCTATGGCATGAACAACAAGGAGGGTCTCATTGCAGTTTTTGATCTTGGTGGTGGAACGTTTGATGTTTCAGTATTGGAAATCTCTAATGGTGTCTTTGAG GTGAAAGCAACAAATGGTGATACATTCTTGGGAGGAGAGGATTTTGATAATGCATTGTTGGAGTTCTTGGTGAGTGAGTTCAAGAGGACTGAGAGAATTGATCTTTCTCAAGACAAGCTTGCCTTGCAGAGGCTTCGTGAGTCAGCTGAGAAAGCGAAAATAGAACTTTCATCAACATCCCAGACTGAAATTAATCTTCCATTTATCACAGCCGATGCATCAGGggcaaaacatttaaatatcaCACTGACCAGATCTAAATTTGAAACTTTGGTGAATCACTTGATTGAGAGAACCAAGGCTCCTTGCAAGAACTGTTTAAAGGATGCAAATATCACTATCAAGGATGTTGATGAGGTTCTTCTTGTTGGAGGTATGACCCGTGTACCTAAGGTACAAGAAATCGTTACAGAGATCTTCGGAAAGAGCCCCAGCAAAGGAGTGAATCCTGATGAGGCAGTTGCCCTTGGGGCTGCAATTCAAGGCGGAATCCTTCGTGGAGATGTCAAAGAGTTGCTTCTTCTGGATGTTACACCATTATCACTTGGTATCGAGACACTTGGTGGTATTTTCACCAGGCTGATCAACCGAAACACAACAATCCCAACAAAGAAGAGTCAG GTGTTCTCAACAGCAGCTGACAACCAGACTCAGGTTGGCATCAAGGTACTTCAAGGAGAGCGTGAAATGGCAGCCGACAACAAGGCGTTAGGAGAGTTTGAACTTATGGGCATTCCACCAGCTCCTAGAGGCATACCTCAGATTGAGGTCACATTCGACATTGATGCTAATGGTATTGTCACTGTTTCTGCCAAGGACAAGGCCACTGGCAAGGAACAGCAGATCACCATCCGCTCATCTGGAGGACTGTCAGAATCTGAAATCGAAAAGATGGTTAAAGAAGCCGAGTTACATGCTCAAAGagatcaagaaagaaaaactctGATTGACATCAGAAACAATGCAGACACTACCATCTACAGCATCGAAAAGAGCTTGGGTGAATATAGGGAGAAGATTCCTGGTGAAGTCGCTAAAGAGATTGAGGATGCTGTGTCAGATTTGAGGAAAGCAATGGCCGGTGAGGACATTGATGGAATCAAGGCCAAGCTTGATGCTGCAAACAAAGCTGTCTCGAAGATTGGCCAACACATGGCTGGTGGTTCCAGTGATAATTCTGCGTCTGGAGGTTCGCAGGGTGGCGACCAAGCACCAGAGGCTGAGTATGAGGAGGTAAAGAAGTGA